The nucleotide window CGGTCATCATCGGCCGGGGGAGCCCCAGCCGGCGGCCGATCGAGGCGGCCGAGACCGCGTCCGGGGGCGCGACGATCGCCCCGAGCACCAGTGCGACCGGCATCGGCAGGCCCGGCACGACCAGCCGGGCCAGCAGCGCGACGACCACCGCGGTGACGAGCACCAGCACCACGCCCAGCTGCACGATCGGGTGCAGCAGCGCCCGGAAGCCGGCGTAGCTGACGCCGAGCGCGGCGGAGTAGAGCAGTGGGGGCAGCACGAGGGCGAGCAGCAGCTCCCCGTCGATGGCGAACTCCGGGACCCCGGGGACGAAGCTCGCGGCCAGCCCCACCACGACCAGCAGGAGCGGGGCCTGCCAGCCCAGCCTGCGGGCCAGCGCCGTCACCGCGACCGCGGCGAGCGCGAGCCCCAGCAGTTCCGCTCCGTGCATGTGCACCCCTCGTGCCGACCGTCCACCCCGCGGTCGCGGTGCAGCTGTGTGGTGCCCATGTTTGCTGCTCACCACCGAGCGAGCAGAACGGGGGCGGGAGCGGCCCACGGCGGGCCGCCCACGGAAGAGGTGGATGTCGCGTGAGCGGTCAGGTCGTCGTGGTCACCGGTGCCAGTGGCGGGATCGGGCGGGCCACGGCCGTGGCCTTCGCCCGCCGGGGTGACCGGGTCGCCCTGCTGGCGCGGGGGGAGAAGGGCCTGGCGGCCGCCGCGGACGAGGTGCGGGCGGCCGGGGGCACGGCGCTGGTGCTGCCCGTCGACGTCGCCGATGCCGCCGCGGTCGACGCCGCGGCCGACCGGGTGGAGGCCGAGCTCGGGCCGATCGACGTCTGGGTCAACGTCGCGTTCACCGCCGTCTTCGCGCCCTTCGCCGACATCACCGCCGCCGAGTACGCGCGGGTGACCGAGGTGACCTACCTGGGCTTCGTGCACGGCACGATGGCCGCGCTGTCGCGGATGCGGCCCCGCGACCGCGGCGTGATCGTGCAGACCGGCTCGGCCCTGGGCCGCCGCGGCGTGCCGCTGCAGAGCGCCTACTGCGGGGCCAAGCACGCGGTGAAGGGCTTCACCGAGGCCCTGCACACCGAGCTCAAGGGGCAGGGCAGCAACGTGCACGTCACCCGGGTCGACCTGCCCGGGGTCAACACCCCGCAGTTCGACTGGGTGCTGAACAAGATGCCCAAGAAGCCGCAGCCGGTGGCGCCGATCTACGCGCCGGAGCTGATGGCGTCCGCGCTGGTGCACGCCGCCGAGCACCCGACCCGGCGGGCCTGGTGGGTCGGCATCCCGACGGTCTACACGGTGCTCGGCAACGAGGTCTGGCCCCAGTTCATGGACTGGTACCTGGCCCGCACCGGCAAGGACGGCCAGCTCACCGGCACCGACGCCAGCCCCGACGACCCGTCGAACCTGTGGGAGCCGGCCGACGGACCCGACGGGCGCGACTTCGGCGCCGAGGGCCGGTTCAGCGACCAGCAGTGGACCCGCGACCCGCAGATCTGGGCCAGCCGCCACCACGGCGTCCTCGCCGCGGCCGGTGCGGCGGGCCTCGCCGGGCTGGCGGCGCTGCGCCGCCGGCGCTGAGGGAGGTCGGCGCCCGCGTACGGTGCGCCGGTGGACGAACGACGCACCGGGGTGGTGGCGGGCCTGTCGGCCTACCTGCTGTGGGGGCTGTTCCCGCTCTACTTCCCCCTGCTGGAGCCGGCCGCCGGCCTCGAGATCGTCGCCCACCGGATCGTCTGGTCGCTGCTGTTCGTGGGCCTGCTGCTGACGGTGCGGCGGGGCTGGCCGCAGGTGCGGGCCGCCGTCGCCGACCGGCGCACCCGGCTGGTGCTCAGCGCCGCGTCGCTGCTGATCGTCGTCAACTGGACCGTCTACGTGTACGCGGTGAACGCCGGGCACGTGGTGGAGAGCTCGCTGGGCTACTTCGTCCAGCCGCTGTTCAGCGTCCTGCTCGGGGTCCTGGTCTTCGGCGAGCGGCTGCGGTGGCTGCAGTGGGTGGCGGTCGGCCTGGCCGCGGTGGCCGTGCTGGTGCTCACCGTCGACTACGGCCACCCGCCGTGGATCGCGCTGGCGCTGGCCGGCTCCTTCGGCCTCTACGGCCTCATGAAGAAGCTGGTCCGGGTCGACGCCGTGCCGGGCCTGTTCGTGGAGACGGCGGTGGCGTTCCTGCCGGCGCTCGCGGTGATCGTCGTGACCCAGGCCCGGGGCACGGCCGCCTTCGCCCACGAGGGCACCGGCCACGCGCTGCTGATGGCCTTCGCCGGCGTGGCGACGGCCGTCCCGCTGCTGCTGTTCGCCGCCGCGGCCCGCCGCATCCCGCTGTCGACGGTGGGGCTCCTGCAGTACGTCAACCCGCTCATCCAGCTGGCGGTCGGGGTGTTCGTCTTCGACGAGCCGATGCCCCCGGCCCGGCTGGCCGGGTTCGCCATCGTCTGGCTGGCCCTGGCGGTGTTCACCGTCGACACGCTGCGCCAGGCCCGCAGCACCCGGCGTACCGCCGCGCAGGCGGTGCCGGCCGCGGCCTGACGCGCGCGGTCCGGTGAGCCCCGACGAGCCGGACGGCGACTACCGTCGACGGTGCCGGCTCCCCACGGCGCCGCCTCGTCGCGCACGCCCCGGCACCCCACCGACCGGAGGCACCCCATGAGCAGCGAGCCCGCGCCGGGCGTCCCGTCACCGGCCGCTCCCGACCCCGGCACCGTCCCCGCCGGCGGTGCTGCTGTGACGGACGGGACGGCTGGGGTCGACACGCCAGGCAGTCTGTCGGCCCGCGACCGGGCCGTCCTGGCCTTCGAGCGGCAGTGGTGGCGCTTCGCCGGGGCCAAGGAGACGGCCATCCGGGAGAGCTTCGGGATGTCGGCGACCCGCTACTACCAGGTGCTCAACGCGTTGATCGACCGTCCCGAGGCCCTCGTGGCCGACCCCCTGCTGGTCCGTCGGCTGCGCCGCATGCGGGCGGCCCGGCAGCGGCAGCGTTCCGACCGGGTCCTGGGCAGCGACCGCGGACGCGACTAGCCTCTCTCACCGTGGGGAGGCATCTCGATCCGGTCGGTGACGGCAGTGTGTCGAGCGGGCAGGCCGGACCGGATCGTCGTCATCCCGACCCCCGTCCGCGGACCGCTCCGGACGCCGTGCTGAACCCGCACCTGCGCGACGAGGACGTCCTCGAGCGCGGTGCGACGGCACCCCGCACGCCGGGCGAGGACGCGCTGGGCGGCTCCCGCCCGAGCCGGGCCGAGCGCCGCCGCGACGGGCTGCTCCCGCAGAGCGAGGACCCGCTGCTGCGCCGTCCCGCCGGCCCGCCGGCCGGTGGTGGCCGGCGCCGCTCCGACGCGCCGCCGGCGTCCGCCGACCGGGACGCCGCGCGTCCGCCAGGCCCCCGCGCGGTCCCGCCGGTCTCCGGTCCGATGACCTCCGCCGCGTCCCCGGCCGCCACCGCCCCGCCGCGGGCGGCCGCCCGACCGGTCCCGCCCCGCATCGCCCCGGCCCCGGCGTCCCGGCGCCCCGACGGCGACCGGTCCGGCTCGACCGCGGTCCCGCCGCGTCCCTCCGGGGTGAGCGGCTGGCCGGCCGAGGCCGCCGGTGCCGCGGTGACCCCCGACATGACCCAGCGCGTCTCCGGCGCGGCCCCGGCCGAGTCGGCCTGGGGTGCCCCGGTCGCCGAGCCGGCCACGATGGCCGCCCAGCCGGCCGCGCCGCGCGCCCCGCAGCTCCCGCCGCGTGCCGTCGGCGACCAGCCGTCCCCGGCGCGCCCTCAGTCCGGCCGGCCGGCCGGCGAGCGCCCCGGTGCCGACGGCCCGCGGCGCGACCGCCGCGACGACGACCGGTCCGGCGCCGACGCGACCGCCCTCGTCGACCTCCCCGTCGACGAGACCTCGGTGATCACCGGCGGACCGGCCCGCCGCGCCGTCGACGTCCCCGTCGGTGGCCGTGCGGCCGCCCGGCTGGAGCGGCAGGCCGCCGAGGCCGCCGCGCGCAAGAACGGCGCCAAGCGCACCGCCCCGCCGGCGACCCCCTCCGGTGGCCGCGGACCGGGCCGCGAGGACGACGCCGAGCCGCGCCGCGCCCCGCGCCGGGCGGTGCAGGGCGTGCTCGCCGTCGTGGTCATCGCCCTGGTCGTGCTCGGGGTGTGGTCGTTCACCTCGCCCGGCACCTCCGAGATCGCCGCGCAGACACCGGCGGCCTCCGCACCCGCCTCGGACGCCGTGCTCGCCCCGCCGGTCCTGCCGTCGCCGGCACCGGTCGTCAGCGCGGCGGCACCGGCGCCCGCGGCCCCGGTCAAGGCGCCGATCACCGTGCTCAACAGCACGCGGATCACCGGGCTGGCCGCGACGATCGGCGATCAGCTGACCGCCGGCGGCTGGCAGGTCCTCGACACCGGGGCCTACACCGGCGACGACATCGCCGCCACGACCGTCTACTACACCGCCGGCAACGCCGAGCAGCAGCAGGCCGCCGCCGCGCTGGTCGAGCAGTTCGGCCCCGACCTCGTCTCCGGTCCGGTCGAGCGCTTCTTCGACGTCCCCGGCTCCGCCGACCCCGGCCTGGTCGTCGTCGCCACCGGGAACTGGCGGCCCTGAGCCCCCGGCGCGCCGCCCGGAACGTCGGCGCGGTGCCGAGCGTTGCCGGGAGCGTGCGCACCGCTCCCGGGCCGGCGCGGATCGGCTCGCGCCCCGGCGCCCGGCCGGTGCCGGCCGCCCTGCTCTCCGTCCTGCTCCTGCTCCCCGTCCTGACCGCCGTGCTCGTGGGCACGGCGCCGCCCGCCCGCGCCGCCGAGGACGTCACCACCACCGACGCCCGCATCCCGTCCGGCTCCGGCGAGGACGCCGTCGAGCTCGACACCACGCTCTACCTCCCGGCCTCGGCCACCGCCGGCTCCCCGGCACCGGCGGTGCTGCTCGCCCACGGGTTCGGCGGCAGCAAGGCCTCGGTCGCCGCCGACGCCCGCGACCTCGCCGGCCGCGGCTTCGTTGTCCTGGCCTGGTCGGCGCGCGGGTTCGGGGCCAGCACCGGGCAGATCGGGTTGGACGACCCGCGGTACGAGGTCGCCGACGTGAGCACGCTGATCGACGTCCTCGCCGCGCGGGACGACGTCGTCCACGACGCCCCCGGCGACCCGCGGGTGGGCGTGGCCGGTGGCTCCTACGGCGGGGCGCTGTCGCTGCTGGCCGCGGCCTACGACGACCGGGTCGACGCCATCGCCCCGCAGATCACGTGGAACAGCCTCACCAGCGCGTTCTTCCCCGACCAGGCCGCCGAGGTCACCGACGCCGGCACCCCGGCCGCGACCCCGGCCACCGGGGACACCGGGGTGTTCAAGCGGCTGTGGGCCGGGCTGTTCTTCGGCGTCGGCTCGGTGCCCACCGGGGACGGGCTGCTCGGCGGCCTCACCGGTGCCGGGTCCGGCGCGGCCGCCCCGGACCTGTCCGGCATCGACCCGCAGACGCTGACCTGCGGCCGGTTCCGTGCCGACGTCTGCGCGGCCTACCAGTCGGCGGCGGCCACCGGCACGCTCACCCCGGAGATCGCCGCGGTCCTGGACCGCAGCAGCCCGGCCGGCGTCCTCGACCGCATCACCGCACCCACCCTGCTCGTGCAGGGCACGCAGGACTCGCTCTTCGGCCTCGGCCAGGCCGACGCCAACGCCCGGGGGATCGCTGCCAACGGCACCGACGTGCGGGTGGTCTGGTACGCCGGGGGCCACGACAGCCAGGCCTCCGACGCCGTCACCACCGAGCTGCGCGACGAGGTC belongs to Modestobacter sp. L9-4 and includes:
- a CDS encoding SDR family oxidoreductase, with protein sequence MSGQVVVVTGASGGIGRATAVAFARRGDRVALLARGEKGLAAAADEVRAAGGTALVLPVDVADAAAVDAAADRVEAELGPIDVWVNVAFTAVFAPFADITAAEYARVTEVTYLGFVHGTMAALSRMRPRDRGVIVQTGSALGRRGVPLQSAYCGAKHAVKGFTEALHTELKGQGSNVHVTRVDLPGVNTPQFDWVLNKMPKKPQPVAPIYAPELMASALVHAAEHPTRRAWWVGIPTVYTVLGNEVWPQFMDWYLARTGKDGQLTGTDASPDDPSNLWEPADGPDGRDFGAEGRFSDQQWTRDPQIWASRHHGVLAAAGAAGLAGLAALRRRR
- the rarD gene encoding EamA family transporter RarD codes for the protein MDERRTGVVAGLSAYLLWGLFPLYFPLLEPAAGLEIVAHRIVWSLLFVGLLLTVRRGWPQVRAAVADRRTRLVLSAASLLIVVNWTVYVYAVNAGHVVESSLGYFVQPLFSVLLGVLVFGERLRWLQWVAVGLAAVAVLVLTVDYGHPPWIALALAGSFGLYGLMKKLVRVDAVPGLFVETAVAFLPALAVIVVTQARGTAAFAHEGTGHALLMAFAGVATAVPLLLFAAAARRIPLSTVGLLQYVNPLIQLAVGVFVFDEPMPPARLAGFAIVWLALAVFTVDTLRQARSTRRTAAQAVPAAA
- a CDS encoding DUF3263 domain-containing protein, which translates into the protein MSSEPAPGVPSPAAPDPGTVPAGGAAVTDGTAGVDTPGSLSARDRAVLAFERQWWRFAGAKETAIRESFGMSATRYYQVLNALIDRPEALVADPLLVRRLRRMRAARQRQRSDRVLGSDRGRD
- a CDS encoding LytR C-terminal domain-containing protein; the encoded protein is MLNPHLRDEDVLERGATAPRTPGEDALGGSRPSRAERRRDGLLPQSEDPLLRRPAGPPAGGGRRRSDAPPASADRDAARPPGPRAVPPVSGPMTSAASPAATAPPRAAARPVPPRIAPAPASRRPDGDRSGSTAVPPRPSGVSGWPAEAAGAAVTPDMTQRVSGAAPAESAWGAPVAEPATMAAQPAAPRAPQLPPRAVGDQPSPARPQSGRPAGERPGADGPRRDRRDDDRSGADATALVDLPVDETSVITGGPARRAVDVPVGGRAAARLERQAAEAAARKNGAKRTAPPATPSGGRGPGREDDAEPRRAPRRAVQGVLAVVVIALVVLGVWSFTSPGTSEIAAQTPAASAPASDAVLAPPVLPSPAPVVSAAAPAPAAPVKAPITVLNSTRITGLAATIGDQLTAGGWQVLDTGAYTGDDIAATTVYYTAGNAEQQQAAAALVEQFGPDLVSGPVERFFDVPGSADPGLVVVATGNWRP